The following DNA comes from Hordeum vulgare subsp. vulgare chromosome 3H, MorexV3_pseudomolecules_assembly, whole genome shotgun sequence.
TTCGACGGCCGGCTGCCGATGTTCATCCGCCCGTACTCCGTCTCCGGCGTCGCCGACCGGAAGTACTCCACGAAGCGCGGCTCCTGAAACACGATGGACCGGTACTCCTCGGTGGCCACCGTGGCCATGTCGTCCAGCAGCGCACGCCACTCCGGCTTCGGGGACACGGGCGGGTTCATGCCGTGCTCCAGCGTCGCCGCCGTGAACCTCTGCAGCGTGCGGAAGCAGAGGCTGTCCTCCCCGAACGACTTCTCGATCACCTCGCCCTGCACGGTCACGCGGAGCGAGCCGTTGACGGTGTTGGGCGGCTGCGAGAGGATGGCGAGGTGGCTCGGCCCGCCGCCACGCCCCACGGTGCCGCCCCggccgtggaagatggtgagcttCACGCCGTGCCGCTCCGCCACGTCCACGATCTCCTCCTGGGCCTTGTAGAGATGCCACGCCGCCGACAGCCGGCCGGCGTCCTTGCCCGAGTCCGAGTACCCGATCATGATCTCCTGCTTGCCATCGATCCTCTCCTTGTACCACTCGCAGGAGAAGAGGAGCTCCATGGTGGCGCGCGCCTGCTGAAGGTCCGCGAGCTTCTCGAACAGCGGCACGACTCGCATGGGCTTCTTGACGCCGCACTCACGCTGGAGCAGCTCGACGGCGAGCACGTCGGACGGCGCGGTGGCCATGGAGATGACGTAGGCCCCGAAGCTGTCGGCGGGGAGCTCGGCGATGACCCGGAAGGTGCCGAGCACGTCGGCGACCTCGTCGGACTGTGGCAGGTCCGGGCCGAAGAGCGGGCGGTTGCCGCGGAGCTCGTTGACGAGCCACTCCTGGCGCTGCTCCTCGGGCCAGTCCCGGTAGGAGCCGATGCCGAGGTGCGTGGTGATGGCGTCGACGGTGTCGGTGTGGCGGTCTGACTCCTGCCGGATGTCCAGCTTGAGGAGGCAGAGGCCGAAGGTGGAGACCTGGCGCATGAAGTCGAGCAGGCTGCCGTCGGCGATCAGCTTGTCCCCGCAGTCGCACAGCGATCGGTAGCACAGCTCCAGAGGCTCCAAGAACTGAAACAAACCAAGGTCAGCATGGACAAAGTCTCAATCAAAGCTCATGTAGTAATACTACTTGATTCTGATTCTTAAGCTCATTTGCATTGGCAACCTCGTCGACATTCGTGTAGGTATCTTCTTCTGGGATGCTCGATTCTCCATTGGACAGGATCTCTCGAGCACGCTCGCAGGTGTTGTACAGCTTGTCCCTGACATCGCCGAGTACGATGCGGTAGGGCTCACGCGGAGAGATCTGCTTCCAAAACTCTGCACCACATCGATGAAACCGGCGTATGAACTCGTTTGCTAATTCAGTCCGTGAGCACAATCGGATGGGGCATGCATACCGATGTAGTATTTGGCGTACTTCCGGGAGGACAACCGGTGCAGCTCGTCGGCGCGAGCCCGGAGCTCGTCGTTGCAGCGCCACATAGAAAGCTGCACACAAGCAAATGCATGGCTGGCGCCGTCAGAAGCTGAAACCAGAACAGCATACAGAAGGATTGGCATCGACTTGGCATCGTAGAGATTGAGGAATGGCACCTCGAACATGAGGCTACCCATCTTGGAGAAGTACATGTTGGCGGCCATCATCCTGGCGAGGAGGCAGACGTCCCTGGTGACGTCGGGGGTGACCCTGGGGTTGCCGTCGCGGTCGCCGCCCATCCATGAGGAGAACTGGATGAGCGGGACGTCGTAGGGGAGGCGCTCGTCGATGCCGATGTTCTTGAGTGCCGTGTCGACGCGGCGGAGGAACTTGGGCACGCCGTTCCAGATGGTGTCGTGGAAGTAGCTCATCCCCGCCCGCATCTCGTCCTGCGGCGTCGGCGGCGTCCGCCGGATCTCGTCCGTCCTGAACGCCGCCAGGATCTCCCTCTGCAGGGCCTCGTCGATCTCCTGCTTCTCGTTCTCGGACACGCCCTCCACGCACAGCTGCGTCAGGCACGTCCTGATGCTGGCGTGCTTCTCGAGGAGCGACCTCCGGATGGACTGGGTGGGGTGCGCGGTGAAGACGAGGTCGATGGTCTGGGCCCTCAGCGCGTCGAACACCTCCCGCGGCGTCTTGCCCAGCCCGCCCACCATCCGCTGGAACGTCTCGTCGATGTCCGACTCGGTGGGCGCCAGGGCCTCGTCGGCGAAGCCGCCGCGTCGGCTCGTCTCCATCTTCTTCTGGTACACCATCTGGATCTCCTCCGCGAGGTTGGCCAGGTTGAGCATGTGCGACAGCGAGCTGGACACCATGATGGCGTCGCCCACGTCCAGGCCCGTGAACAGCGCCCCCAGCTTGTCCAGACTCGCCGCCCGGTCGCCCGCGCCGCGCTGGTACTCGCCGGACACCCTCAGGCACTCCTCGACCTGCACCAACAATCAATAGTCTCTTGGTTTAAATTGATTGATCATCGGAGAGAAAAGAGCAGTGCGGTGCAGGAGAATGAGTGGATTGCTCTGTCAGTGTCAAGTGTTTGCGTACCACTCGTCTGAAGTTGCCGCCGTGCAGGTCCTGGAGGATGTCGAGGAACCTGGTGACGAGGAGGGTCTCGTAGTTCTGCAGCCGGTCGTCGTCCTCCGTCGCCCCGCCGCGGGCGAACTGCCGGAGCTGGGCGTCGACGGACTCGGCCAGCGCCGCCGCGCGGACGCTGCTCCTCGGCGCCGGCCGGCGGAGCACGGCATACTGCGGCAGCGCGAGCCGCCTCCGGCCGGGGTCGAGCTTTATCAGGAGGGTGAACGGGGAGGTGTGGAGGGAAATCATCGCGCCCAGCTCGTGTACGGAATCTTCACGCGACACGTGGTAGTATCAGCAGGACATGGCGGGAGAGTACGGCGAGCACGCCGTCCCCCTCTGGGTTTTAAGCAGCGCGGAGAAGCGGAAGAGGATTCAGGTCATTGGGTGGCTGTTGCTAATAGCATCTCCCCGGGTCTCCGCTGTGGCTAACCCCTCGCGCGCCATACGATTTTCTGCCGACCGTTTCTCCGGTACCACGGGCCGTACCACGAGACTAAACCCGTCCACGGCAGCGGTCGGCACGCCAAAATCTCCAGGCCTTTTGCTGCTGTGAGGGTTATGCCAAGTCGGCCTCTGAAATTTCTGCGCCCAATATGGCTCCTCGTTTTTGTTCCTTCTGGGGAACCGACGCTTAGGATGGCTGAAGAGCTGCAGACTTGCTTCTGGTGTGGAATGTTACGCACTGGACCAACAGAGACATGGAGGAAGCTGCTAAACCTTCCTCCGTGACAGTATGGACAGCAACAATCTGATAAAAACTACACTGGATGCAACCAAATATCATCCGCATCCGGAAATtcacaaaaatggcataataaactgGGATCCCAGTACCCAGATTTTGGAATATTCTGCAGACGATACCACATTGCGCCTGCTTCAATTGGTATCTGCACAGATATTCGCAAGGCGAGGCCACTTGCTGCAGGAATAGTAGAAATGACCACCTTCCAGTTCTTCAGACCACAGGAACTGAGGACAAGATCAGTCGTATAACGATGGGCCATCATGTAACATAAAAAATATGCATTGCCATCTCTCAAACCCCCAGAAAAGGAAAGTGCAATGCCAACCTTTCTTACATACATGAACTAAGATCTGAGACATGAAATGACATCTTATAATGTAAGACGGGTTTTTTTCCACGTGTTTTAACACTAGTGTAGTATCAAAAAACGCCTTATATtacgagacggagggagtagtaggggATGAGTATTCAGTTGCACATCCCTTCTTATAAATTAATAGAATTCTGTTGTAAGAAAATACGTATTAACTTAATCTGAAATTTAAATCAACCAACATAAGAAGAATGGTGTAAGACATAAAAGACTGTACTAGCTCTTACATGATATATTGACTAACTTGAAGAAAAATCAATTGCATCTCCTGATTTAGATTTTGCTACTCAAATACAAAGCATGGAGGTAATGCAGCGAGATTTCTTAAGAATTATTTTGCCTTCGCCAAAAAAAATAGCATGCTTGCAAATGACAGCATAACTTTTTTATCAGTATGCCCCCATCTTATTAACAATGCAAAGAGACAATTTTTAGTACAATGCTACAAAAGATAGCTTAACATACTTATTTTATTAGTCCATCTCACTACCATTAATAAATAATAAGATAAATTTACATGATGTTGAAATGATTTAACATCTCTACAACCATAGGGATCTAAGATACACTACCATGAACTAAAAAAAGGTTAAAAAACAGAGCTGCAATATCTAATTACAATGAAGAAAAAGGTGTTATTCACATTTTCACTCTTCATCTTGTACTAGTTGCATATACAGAAAAGGTTTGGCATATGCATTCTCAGTTGATATCGCTCCAGTTATCATCATCACCCCCCTCGTCACTGGCCACAGCCTGATAATATCATGGAAGTAATCAGGGGGAAACAAAGAATAACCAAAAATCTGATACGAGGGGAAATATTAAGGCAATGCATACCTGTCGGATTGCATTCGCCTTCTCCAAAATTGCTACAACGCTGGAATTGGCAGTGGACTCGGTTGACTGCGATGAGGTGTTTGTCTTAGATCCATTTGTTCGTCTTAAGTTGAATGTCTGGATTGTACAAACATGTTAACAAACTAGTGAGTGTGGTCCTTTAGTGTGCTGTGGTGCAACTGAAGAGAATCAACAAATCTCAAAGGGCATGAAGGGCTGTGGTACGCAAGTACACCAGTTCATATATTTGACCTACCTTGCTCCTGATTTGCTGAAGCAACTCCCCCCTTTCATCCAAACTGTTAACATCACTGAATACTGCTTTGGACTTTTCATGTCCATTCAGCTTGTGCAGATCTGGCTGCAATAGTTTGATATGTAAAGTGAGGAGAAACGTAAGTATCGATGACAGTCAAATGCTACAAACTAGGTAATGACCTTGCAAGTTAAGAGTCAACTAACCGTTATTATAAATGTTACTACCTCTGTAACTTTTTATAAGACGTTTTTAGAGTCTATGGCAGTGTCAAAAACATCTTGTATTAAGTTACAGAGCGAGTACTTGTTATGGCATTAATTTTATGAACATAAAATGCTAACTCACTCGCAGTGATGAACCCATAACTTTGATTCTATTGGTCTGACTACACATATCACACACACGAAGTTTCATTTTTAACAAATTTAGCCAACTCGTCACTTGTATCAATAGAATTACCAAATAATTATCCAAAAACGAACTTTCAGACTGGGGAAGAGGAAGTGGGTTCTTCACTTGCACTTTTTCCTTTTGAACTCATTGGTGGAAAGTAGCCAGAGTGAGAGCATAGATGATAAATAACATTTccttaaaaataaaattaaaataaaacaaaccTTATCCCTGATTTGCTGAAGCAAGCTTGATTTGATCTCAAATATATTAGGAAGATTACTCGTTtctttgatcacatcaactttcTGATGGTTCTGCATGAACAGAGTCCATATAATGTCATCAGCAAGAGATTACAATGACAACTGATACCATTACCAAGGTATTCAAAAAAGGGTTAAGTCTTACCACTTCCTTAACATTTCCTTGTGGAAATGGTGGTGCACACGGTGGAAGATGTTGTTCCTGCACAGGAGTGTGTACAGGTGGTAGACTTGAGGCATTCTCAAGCATGTCTTTAGCCGTagagtctctttcttcttctagggAAGTTGTTTGTCTCATTGTCCTCCACTGCATTGGgggaagaggaggtggcggcggcatctGATCTACAACTGGTGATAAATTGATTGGATTTTGTGGAATGAGCGCATCTCTATTTTGATGATTACTTGTTGACATCAAAGTGTCAAAGTTCGGAAGTTCTCCAGCAGGATGGGATTCTAACGAGCCGAGTCCGTTATTATCTCCAATATCTGAAAGTGAAATAGTGGACTTCTCACCAGATAAGTTCATCTGCTCGAATCCCATATAGCTAGAGACAGGCGTTGTGGAGGATCCTATTTGATTTGAATCATTATACAGCTCATTATCCTCGAATCCAATTCCATCTTCTTGATCCCACAACTCTGAGTTTGAATATAAACGCGGACTtagatcatcatatgaagaataactATAAGATCTACCAAAGGTGTCATCTTCTGATTCAGAACCACTGCCAGGCTGTGGGACAGAAGACCCTGGAAGTAACTGAAATGTTGGTAACATCATATCATCAACATTTTCATGAAGATTGCCATCAGAAAAATCTAGGTTCAATTTCGACATTTCAGATGCACTCATGGGGTGAAAGGATATTTTCATATGCTCTAGTGGCGGAGATGATTTCTCAGAGTAATGGCAACTAGAGGACTTGGGCAGTCCATCCACGCCATAATCTGTTTTCTTCTCAAACTGAGATGCCTCGAATACTGTTTCCTTTGGTGCAAGAGTAGAATTTACAGTAGCTTCATCAAACCCATTTGTGTCAGTATTCACTCTCCCAGATGACATAGGAAGATCATTATATTTGGGAGAAGTTCTTCTCTGAAGTGTATTGGCAAGGAATCTTTGTGCAATGCTCGAGAAGCTTGATGCAGACACCACGGGCAAGTTATTCCTTCCAACCAAGTCAGTGCCAGAGTATGTTTCAGCACCAATTTCAGCATTACCTTCAGATTCTAGGAGCTCACTTATTGAAGCTTGCTTGCCATTCAAATTGCTGTGCTCCCTGTGCTCGAAATATGTGGAAGAATCTGAGGGCCGGTTTGTTTGGCTATAAACTGCATCAGGTGTTCTTGTGGCTGATTGATTATTCTCTGGGTAGCTTTGGTTTGCAGAACCTGGACATATGCCAACTGGAGGTTTAGACGGTTCAAGTCCGAAGAGACCAGCATTTGTCCAGAGCTTAACAGAAGATAATTCTACAGAACTAGTCGGAGCATGTGTGGGAAGGTGTTGGGAACTAGTAGGAGCATGTGTGGGAAGGTGTTGGGTTGCAGATCCATTCTCTGATGACTCGTTCAAAGGCATGGTCTGTGAATTAGACACTTCAGCCATGCCACAGCCACCAAATTCCTGATGATTTTCTCCAGGATAATCCTGAGGACTCCTTTCCGAAATTACAGAGTTACCAGTGTTATAACCAGGTAAGATTTTTGCAGGAGACGCCTCACTAGTTGGAGCAAAGGAAATggaaggttccggtacaagacaaCTAGTGATTTCATTGGTATCATCTTCTGACACACCTTCTACACTATTCTCAGGGATCTGACTGACAATAGACTCTTTATTGGGAGGGAAAACTGCATAGGTTGACAGCTCTGGTTTTGAGATCACAGGAGAATCTCTGGGGATAACTTCTGCCTTACTCTCAGGAATCTCATTTGCACGAGGGCACCTTTGATTGGGTGGTGTAGGTGTATATGCTTGCAGTGCCGGTTCTGAAATTTCAGTGGGGTCTCCAGCAGCATTATTTGCATTATTCTCAGGGATGGTGGTAACAGATGACCATTCATTAGGATGTATATCTGTATAACCTGACAATGAATGCTGTGAAATATCCGGAGCATCTGCACTTGACAAACTGGGGAAATCGGCACTTCTTTCAAAAGTATGTAACATTCTGGAATTTGGACTTGTATCAGGAAACTCAACAGGAGAAGAATCAGGAAGCTGTGAAACGGCATTATCTGTCAACTCTATTTGAGGTGCATGAGCATTGAAGGAATGTACTGGCTTCCCTTGTTTTTTAGTTTGAGAGTCAACTTCAGTCTCTGTCTCAGATTCAAGTGTGTTAAGTGCATCCATGTAGTTGTCTGTTTCACAGGGGACTTCATCACGGTGGTTTAAGCCTGATGACAGTAATAACAACTTTGCCTTCTGAAGTAAGGCCCCTTGCTGCTCCAAGGTCTGCATCTCCCTATAATCAACTTCTCGCTGCACGGGCTTAATATGTTTAGTTTCTGCATTTTCAGCCCTATCCATGACAACATCATCACAGTAGACAGAACTTGTAGTCATGACAATTGCAGCCTTTTCATGCCATTCAACAGAAGGTGACCTAGCATTCATCTCATCTGACAGGGAACCTTGCTTCAAATCATCACCCAGATCATCTTCCCTGGTCTCGCTAAGCAAGACGGGGGAAGAGGCATCATTAAGCTTGTGCATATCAATATTTGACAGCTTGGCATGACCATTCTCATGAGGAATTACAGAAGGCTTTGTATCTGAAGCTTGTTCTGCAAAACTCAGTCGTGCCTTTGAACTAAATGAAGAAGATCTGCTTATATTGTCAGGGTTGGATCTTGCATCAGATGTAGATCTATGCTCCGAAAAACTCTGGCCATCCATGCTGGGAGATGCACACTGCCTGCTACAAAAGAATTATTATGAGTACTGTCCTAGATGTATTATTAAATACACAAGAAAAACAAAGTCATTGATGATGAAAAATATATGCAGTTGTTGTATCTTCAAGTTTGGAATTTATGTGTAAAACCTGCTGGTGAGTTGAACAGCAGTGAGTGCTCGCTGCAATTCACCATTCCTATGCCTGGATGTGGCTTGTCCATGATATGGTTCTTTTAGGCGTGATCCTTTCCTCTGTCCAAGTTCAATCAAGTCTTTCAGCATAAAGTtaccaacaagaagaaaaaaaaattgcaTCGGCCAAACTAACAGCAATAAGCCACAGCCATCCAATAATGAAGCACGGTAGCTCAGCAATGCATTTAGCAATAAAGACTTGACGTGGCTTAAATAATAGTGTTCCGTAATAATTAATTTCAGATTAGTACATAATGGTTGTCATGCTCATACGAGTAGACGGGAGCAGTAACACCACAACTAAATTGATTTTAAGTTGGTTGTGCCTGTGTGTTGACTAAAATAGCTAAGCATAGACATTGATCTCCGGACGCAGAAAACGAGAAATAGAACCTTGATTTTATGAGATCTCCTTTCTTTTTGGAGATGTGCAGTCTTGTCTGCTCTCATCACATCCCATGATTTCTTGAAGTAAGATGGATCAGAATATCTCTTCAAACAAGCCCCAGCACCAGCATTATCAAATCTGAAAATAAGTCATTAGAGACCCAAAATCACTTGAAAAAAAAAAACAAGCATCCTTACTTGTCGAGAAGGTAAAGTCGTGGTGGGTCTCGACATTCTTCATAGGAATCCATCATAAACCGAGGCAGATCACTGGATAGGAGATGATTTTGCTCATTTTGAAGTTGTGTGTGCCAGTCAGAACCTGCATTAAATTAGCAAATTAAGTAAAGCTGCATGATGATCCTAAACCAAATTGTTGGTTATGATCAAGAGACAGTTGATTATGAGACTGTTAGAAATAAGCCGTTTTCTAACATCTTGGCCCGGTAATGGTAAAGCAAAAGCTAGATTCATTATTCATTCCCGCCAGCCAGGACTGCTCTAACATTATGGATAGATTAACTTATTAACCAAAAGGTTTGTACTGATTAGTTGATAAAGTCAACATCAGCCAACTTCAACTACTACCAATACACTCCGACAAATTAGTGTGAGCTAAATATGGGCAAAATGATTATTGATGACTaaaatgtgcgcaagaatcctcaGCTCGTTATTTTTTTCTACATGTGAACACATGcataatcattgatgaactacctGGTACATAAGCAAAATGTATATGGCTCTTCTGATTCTTCACAGCTTTTTCAAGAGATGGAAGTGCTGCTTCAATGTTCTGTACTCGAGTCAACACCTTACGCCCCCTAGACGATGTAGTTATAACTTGCTCGTGTAGGTCATGAAAAATATCTGCCGCAAATCTGGTATGACCAAAAAATATCTCAGGCTTAGTACACTAAACGTTAACAAATTAAGATGAATATGAGAGGATTTATAGTATTCCTGAAGCCAACTCAAAGCCAGCAGATCAATTCTACCTGACACTGTCATAAGCATATGGCATTAAATTTTGGGGAGAAATAGGCAATGCAATGACAAATAATAAAACGGTAAAATCATAAATAAATAAAGGGCAGTACTCTGCGTCGGCGCGCCGGCCCAATGTTTCGGCCGGTCAGCCCGGATCAGTCCGATTTGCACGCGTGTAGCCGTCAGATCTCCCCCCTCCTCTTCCGCATCCCATCTTCAACCTCCCACAcggaagaaagagagaaaaaggaGGGTGCCGCCCCCGCACACGCTGCACCCCACGCCTCGCCTCCTCATCTTCTCTCACCGCCAGTCATCACTGGTCGCAGCCCCCTCGCCGTCGGTCGCGGCCCTCGCCATCGATCCCAGCTCCGCCATGATGCATGTAGCAAAATACCTCTCCGGTTGTAGCAAATCCGAgggacggttgcaacaaaaaaaagcCATCACCGTAGTAGGCCGCAGCTCCGCCATGACAGATGTAGCAAAATCCGTTGCCAGTAGTAACAAAATTAGACGACGGCTGCAGCTTTTCGATCAGCTGGTTGCAGCTTTCAGGGTGGAGGTTCGCCTCGTCGGAGTGGAGTTAAATGGATGGACGGAGCCCCTGGTTGAAGCTTTCTCTATTGCCGGTTGAAACATCTTTCATATaccgttgaagctttttctgtcaACAGTTGCAACAAACGCGAGCATGGTTCCGCCGTCACGGGTCGCAGCTCAGCcgtgatggatgtagcaaaatcGCAATGCCATGTGCGATGTAGCAAAATGCGACGCCGGTGATAGCAAAATGCGGTGCCGGTTGTACCAAATTTCGATGCCGGTTGAAGCATGTAGTAAATTACGCCTTCGGCCATGGATGCAACTTCGCCGGCCATGCCCGTTGCAGCTCCAGTCACCATGGAGCAGTTCAAAGAGGGGAAATCGAGGGGAGGACACTGGTTCGATGCTAGGCTTCGAGGGtgctcgccggagaagaagacGGGGGCTCGTTGGAGGAGATCGCCGGGGTAGGATTTCCCATGGCAACCAGGAGGTTGggaaaaaagaaggaggaggatgcggGGATGAGGAAAGAGATAACGTGATGGGCCCTCCCGATTTGATTTGCTATAGCCGCGAGCGAGTGGACGAGACCGGCCGAAGCGTTCGTGGAAACGTTTACCATAAATAAAAGACTTCCCAAGAGTGGTGACATTTTTGATCACACAACCAGTAGAAATTGCTAGAAGCCATGGAAACAGTCGCACAAGAATTAGCAAACACTCCTTTATTCCCACATATTCAACGAATTCAACCAGTCACCCACTAAGCCGTCTAGAACAGGAACTTTTCAGAATCACGATCTATATAATATAGCTAGTGTGATAAAATAAATCCATCCTAACATGGGATCTTACCCAAACATGGCATACCTAGAGTACACCGATAGTTCCTACCAATTCAGCAAAGCATACCTCCAAAAACCTAGCAAACGCGGTAAAAACCCACTTGATTGTATAGTTTAGCTCGTATAACGCTCTGAAGACACAATTTGGTTCTACCCGACTCAATCCTAATGCTCTCTCGGAAATGAGCTCGAAAGCCACCAGTGCCCAAAACGAAATACTATCCAGTTCCAGCCACGCAGCACTGCTGCTTTGTCCATAATCGGCGAGCGGAAACCCTGCCATAATTCCTATAGTTCCTAGAACCCCGCACTCAATCTCGCGTTATCAAATGCAACCACCTCAACACCAGATCCCACTACCTTCCAATCACCCCCAATCTCAAGCACAAACACCTCAACTCCAGTAAACCAGCGACCAAACACTTCCCCAACCGTAGTTGCCCGCCAAAATCACCACACACGGAGAGCAGCAGATCTCACACTGGAAGGCTGGAAaaaaagcacacacacacacacacaactcgcCGAATCGAATCACGCAGGAAAAACTGAAATCAGACCGCGAGGCAGGGAGCGACGGagatgaggggagggggcggcttaCTCGGCGAGATCTCCGAGCTGGCGCAGGATCCCGACGAGGCCCGCGACGGCGACGCCCTCGAGCAGCGCCTTGGGCTCGGCCTCCCCtgcggcggcggcgccggcgccgcCTCGCTTCCCTGCCCCCGCGGCGCCGTACAGCCCGGGGTCGCCCAGCCCGACCTCATTCCGCACCTCGAACCTGACCAGCGGCATCTCCGCTCCACCAACCACCGAGCGCGCGAGAGCGGGCTCCTCCTCACCGCCGAGCAGCGGCCATCGTGACGCCTGGCGGTCGCTATAAATGCGACGCCGCAACGGCTACTTTCCCAGTGGGAGCAGGTGCGCCGACTTTGGGGCGTCACAGGTTGCCGCCTCCGCACGGAAGGGGGCGGCCGAGGCGAGTGGCGGGGAGGGGGGGAGGAGTGGAGGCGACGCCGAGGCGCGTGGCGGGGACGGGgacggggaggggaggggaggagcgtCGGTCTCCGACAGGGTGCGGGGCGAAAGGGACGGTGGGAAAGGGAAGCGCACGCAGCGCTGCGGGCACGAGGGGGGTGGGCAAGTGGCGCGGCCTGGCGACTGGTGAGTGGTGTGCGCCGCGTGATTATGCTTCAGCTCTCGGGCTCGGCTTGGATTTGGATGCTCGATACCCGGTGCCGCCGCTATGTTGTGGTGGGAGGCTGCTGTGCTGTGCTGTGCTGTGCTGTGCTGGGTCGCGCGGGGGCCGGGGGTGCTTTGCCATTTCCGGCCGTGCTTGGCCCTTCTTGGTTTTCACTTCCTCGGGGTGTCTTTTCGTTTTTGTGCCGGGGGTTGGAACATGCCTTCTGTGCTTTGCGTTGCGGTGTGGTCACGTCAACTGCGCGTAAAAAATGCATGCATGTGTGTGCGCTCTTTCTGGTCTATCTTTTCCTCTAGCACAAGGATTTATATGGTATACGTCTGTGTGCATATTTCTTTTTCTCGAAACAGTGGCATCTTTTTTGACTCGTCCCCTAATTAGGACATTATTAAAGAGAATTATACGGTTAATTATGAACGTAAATCGGTACAATCCGCTGAGCGATACACACACCTCTCGAAAGGGAGCCTCGTCGAGGTAGTAAACAAGTTTCATCGTCACCACTTCTGTCTAAGCAACGCCATCGTCATCCCTAAAGCAACTCTGACTTTGTGTAGAACGTCCCCCCACGTCGTAGAGGTCGTACGAGATCACATGAAGATCCGTGTCAGAACTCAGTCGTCAACGATGAGGAAAGTTGGCTCGCGAAAAATCACCAAACATACCACTTGCTatctgtcatcgtcatcatcgaagCCACATCGTCGCAACTTCGACTCCATAACAACAAAGAAACATAGGCAAATCCCGAAGACATGCCTAATAAGAGGCAACTACATCAACCATCGGTGTGTCCGTGCCATCGCTCACCGCGACATCTTCGTGACAGAAACCTCAACACCGATATCGTCGCCTTTCACGGGCCCTGCTTGTCTGCCAGCTCCAAAGAAGAATACCTCTAGAGGGGATACAACGCCAATGCACTATCATATCTAGGGTTTCCCTAAAGCTGCAGCGACATATTGATCCATGTCGATGGGGCGACAACAATTCATCAATGCCCTCAAGAAGGTCAATGTTGCTCgtggtcattgtcatcatcggtcGTAGACCCAAGGACGGGACAAGCTCTTCACCCAAGCTCCAAACACTCGCTCAATTTCACATCAAAACCACCGACGCTAGCAAGCCCACCAACCACcaccgacgacgatgacaacgatgacttcTATGCATGCTTTCTACTAAACCATTAAAAAGTATAGTAGATATTCTAAAATTTTGCATCGATAGGATGTACATGTATGTTTTTGTTTCTGGAAATTGTTTTCCTTTC
Coding sequences within:
- the LOC123443170 gene encoding SCAR-like protein 2 isoform X1 yields the protein MPLVRFEVRNEVGLGDPGLYGAAGAGKRGGAGAAAAGEAEPKALLEGVAVAGLVGILRQLGDLAEFAADIFHDLHEQVITTSSRGRKVLTRVQNIEAALPSLEKAVKNQKSHIHFAYVPGSDWHTQLQNEQNHLLSSDLPRFMMDSYEECRDPPRLYLLDKFDNAGAGACLKRYSDPSYFKKSWDVMRADKTAHLQKERRSHKIKRKGSRLKEPYHGQATSRHRNGELQRALTAVQLTSSRQCASPSMDGQSFSEHRSTSDARSNPDNISRSSSFSSKARLSFAEQASDTKPSVIPHENGHAKLSNIDMHKLNDASSPVLLSETREDDLGDDLKQGSLSDEMNARSPSVEWHEKAAIVMTTSSVYCDDVVMDRAENAETKHIKPVQREVDYREMQTLEQQGALLQKAKLLLLSSGLNHRDEVPCETDNYMDALNTLESETETEVDSQTKKQGKPVHSFNAHAPQIELTDNAVSQLPDSSPVEFPDTSPNSRMLHTFERSADFPSLSSADAPDISQHSLSGYTDIHPNEWSSVTTIPENNANNAAGDPTEISEPALQAYTPTPPNQRCPRANEIPESKAEVIPRDSPVISKPELSTYAVFPPNKESIVSQIPENSVEGVSEDDTNEITSCLVPEPSISFAPTSEASPAKILPGYNTGNSVISERSPQDYPGENHQEFGGCGMAEVSNSQTMPLNESSENGSATQHLPTHAPTSSQHLPTHAPTSSVELSSVKLWTNAGLFGLEPSKPPVGICPGSANQSYPENNQSATRTPDAVYSQTNRPSDSSTYFEHREHSNLNGKQASISELLESEGNAEIGAETYSGTDLVGRNNLPVVSASSFSSIAQRFLANTLQRRTSPKYNDLPMSSGRVNTDTNGFDEATVNSTLAPKETVFEASQFEKKTDYGVDGLPKSSSCHYSEKSSPPLEHMKISFHPMSASEMSKLNLDFSDGNLHENVDDMMLPTFQLLPGSSVPQPGSGSESEDDTFGRSYSYSSYDDLSPRLYSNSELWDQEDGIGFEDNELYNDSNQIGSSTTPVSSYMGFEQMNLSGEKSTISLSDIGDNNGLGSLESHPAGELPNFDTLMSTSNHQNRDALIPQNPINLSPVVDQMPPPPPLPPMQWRTMRQTTSLEEERDSTAKDMLENASSLPPVHTPVQEQHLPPCAPPFPQGNVKEVNHQKVDVIKETSNLPNIFEIKSSLLQQIRDKPDLHKLNGHEKSKAVFSDVNSLDERGELLQQIRSKTFNLRRTNGSKTNTSSQSTESTANSSVVAILEKANAIRQAVASDEGGDDDNWSDIN